Below is a window of Halanaerobiaceae bacterium ANBcell28 DNA.
TGGGAGATTTTAATACCTATCCCGATTCAGTAATACATAATTACTTGACAGGTAAACAATCTCTTTTTTCACATAGTACTTCCTGGATTGATTTGGCAGAAGTGTTTTCCAGGAGAAAGGGAAGTAAAATAGAGCCAACCCTTGATTTTTACAATAATCCGAGATGGGATAATCAATATACTTTAGATATACCTGGCAGGTTTGATTGGATTTTGATAAAGAGTCCTTATCCAAAGGAAAGCCCTAAATTATGTGATTATAGATTAATTGGGACGGAAAGAAGAAATGGAGTAACAGCAAGTGATCACTATGGAGCTTTATGTGGTATTGATTTTTCATAATTTATCTATTTAAAATAGATAAGTTATAAGGTCCGTTTTGCTGAATAAAGTATTTAGATTTAATATAAAACATTTAGAATTTGACACAATATTAATAGGAGGACATTATGAAAAATAGCAAAAGAAATGTTATTAAAAGAGATGGCAAAAAAGCAGAGTACAGAAAAGAGAAAATCTTCAAAGCAATTAAAGCAGCAGCAGATAAGGCCAACCCTGTTAGTGATGAAAAATTATCTAAACTTACTGATGAAGTTGATAAGATTGTTTGGGACAAGTATCAGAAACCACATGTTGAACAAATACAGGATATAGTGGAGAAAATTCTGATGAGTTTCGATCATATTGTAGCTAAAGAATATATTATTTATCGGCAAAAACATAAAGAAAATAGGGAACACTGGCTTAAAGAGGAATTACCATTGAGTATCTGGACAAGAAAATATCAATGCAATGGTGAGGATTTTGAGGAGTTCTTTGAAAGGGTTTCTAATGGAAATCAGGCCATAAAAAAAATGATAAAAAACAAACAATTTATCCCTGCAGGTAGGATTTTGGCAAACAGAGGTTTACAGGAAAAGGGGATAAAGATTACCTATTCAAACTGCTATGTACTTAAGTCACCAGAGGATAATATTGAATCTATTTTTGATACTGCCAGAGATGCAGCAAGAACCTTTTCTTATGGAGGTGGTGTGGGGATAGATGTAAGTAATTTGCGTCCTAAAGGTTCAACTGTGAATAATGCTGCCAAAACTACCAGTGGTGCAGTTTCTTTTATGCCTCTTTATTCGATGGCTGCTGATGTGATAGGTCAAAAGGGCAGACGTGGTGCTTTGATGTTGAGTATAGAAATAGGGCATCCTGATATAGAAGAGTTTATATATGTAAAGAACGATCTAGAGGCAGTGACAAAAGCTAATATATCAATTAAGATTTCAGATGAATTTATGGAGGCCGTTGAAAATAAAGAAATGTTTAAAACTTCATTTATGGTTGAAGATACAGGTGAAAAAATAGAAATTGAATTAGATGCCAGTCGCTTATTTAATAAAATAGCGTTATCTAATTGGAATATGGCTGAGCCGGGTTTTCTTTTCTGGGATCATATTCAGAATTGGAATCTTTTAAGTGAAGATAAGGATTTTGAATACGCAGGTGTAAACCCATGTGCAGAGGAACCTTTGCCAGCCGGGGGAAGTTGTCTTTTAAGTAGTATTAATTTGGCCAGTTTAGTGAAGGACAAATTTACTGATAAAGCAGAGATAGATTATGGATTACTAGAGGATATAGTTAAAGAAGGTGTTATTTATTTAAATCAGGTTTTAGATGAAGGACTCTCACTTCATCCTTTAAAAATACAGCAAGAAACAGTTAAGAATTACCGGCAAATAGGTTTAGGAGTAATGGGGATAGCAGATATGTTTATTAAACTAGGTATTAGATATGGAAGTAAGGAATCTCTGGAGATTGCTAATAAGATTGGCGATATTATGATAAATAAAGCATTACAGACATCAGCTATGCTTGCATATAGGTATGGGAAATATCCAGCATATAATAAAAAAGCAGTACTGAGTAGTAAATTTTTCATGAGTAATGCTAATAGTGAAACTAGAGATATGGTAGCAGAATATGGCTTAAGGAACAGCCAGTTATTAACTATAGCACCAACAGGTACTATTTCAACTATGCTTAATATTAGTGGTGGAATAGAGCCTCTTTTTGAGCTATCTTATACCAGAAGAACACAAACATTGCATGATGAAGAAAAGGAATATGAAGTTTATCCAGCTATAGTTCAAGAATACATGACATTAAACAATATTAAAGATAAGAAAGATTTACCCGGTTTTTTTGTTTCAGCAAGGAAATTGGACTATAAAGAAAGAATAAACATGCAGTCAGCATTTCAAAAATATATTGATGCTAGTATAAGCAGTACGATTAATCTCCCAAATAGTGCAAGTCTTAATGATATTAAAGACTTATATCTTTATGCCTGGAATAATAAATTAAAAGGTGTAACTATATTTAGAGATGGCTGTAAACGGGCTGGGATATTAAGTGGAGAAAGTACTGGTAATAAAAAAGAATTAAGCAAAGAAGACCTAATTGAACAAGGAATATGTCCTGAATGTAAGGCTGAATTATTGAACTCAGGTGGATGTAATGAATGTCGAAGTTGTGGTTTTTCAGTTTGTTCTAGATAAGCATGGGAAATTCTTATTATTTATCCGAGAGCTAAATGCCATTAAAGCTCTCTCTAAAACTAAGAACTCACTTTATTTATTCTAATCTACTTATGTAAAAAAAGCCAAGCAAATGCCTGGCAAAGGGGAAAAATCATGAAAGTATTATTTTTTCAAATCTATGTCATCCCTTAACGGGTTACTTATAGTATATAACATAGAGATTAAGCTATTATTAAATTGATATTAGAATTTAATTAAAATTTAAAGCTTATTTATATACAGTGAAATGAATAAGGAAATAATTGAAAAGGAGATTTAATATGATCAAGAAGATATTTACACAAAGTAAGGAAGAAGTAGCAAAAAGAGCCTGGATTATTTCCGATTTACAACAGTCTATTCCAGATAAAGCAAGAGACTCATTAACTAAGGCAGTAGAAGATTATAAAAGTTTAGAAATGAATTGTGATCAGATATGGTATTTAGGTGATGCAACAGAAGGAGATCGTTTGGATTTTTTAGAGGAAATGTGTGAGATGCATCTAGAATTACTTACTCCTCTAAATATACCTCTTAGATATGTTATGGGAAATCATGAGTTTGATTATTCCAGGAACAAGCAAAAAAGAGGTGAGAAAGTCATCGTTCCTTTCTATAATACTGTAAAAAAGGTAGCAGATTGGCGAACAATTGATAATCTTAGTTCTTTTTATTTCCTAGAGGAATTCGGTGATTTTCAAATTCTTTTCTTATCGGATCACTGTAGTGAAACGGGAGAGTGGTACACTACTCATGGTGAAATTCATGGTGACAAAGATAAATATCCATATAGCAAAGAAAGTTTCCAGAGCTTATCTGAAAAAATTGAGAAGACAGGAAAGCTAACTATATCAGTATCTCATTATGCTTTTGCTGGAGGTAATCGACCTTCAGAAATCTTGAATCAGCTTTTGCCTTTAGCAGAGAATCATTTCCTTCATTTCTATGGTCATGCACATATTGGTGATGGAGTCTGGGCTAAGGAAAATCTGTATAGAAAAATCTCCTGGGTTGATAATCAAGATATTCGCCAGTTTAATGTTTCTTCTCTGGAAAATAATAGAGGTTCTTCTATACGATCAGTATTTTTAGAGATATATAAAGATAATAGTATAGGCGTATTTTTCCGTGATCATCAGCAAAGAAAATGGAGTGAGTGTTATTTTCTTTCAAATAAGTAGGTATAATTGATTATATAATAATTAGTATTTTTTTTAAAAAACAATAGTAACTTAGAATCCAATTACTATATATACAGGAGGTTGTTAATATGGAAGCTAAAAAAGAGTATTACAGGGTGTCGGCTGAAGGTGTTATTAAGAATTTTAAAAAGAGAAATATTGAAGGTTTTTATTGCTCAAGTTCAGACGAAGCTGCTGAGAAAGTCATGGAGTTGATTGAAGAAGGTTCTACTGTTTCCTGGGGTGGATCTATGACTATGGGGGAAATAGGCTTATTTGAGAAACTTAAAGATGCTAATCTTGAATTGCTGGATAGAAGCACAGCCGAAACCCCTGAGGAAACAGCAGAGATATATTTTAAAGCATTTAATTGTGATTATTACTTAATGAGTTCAAATGCAATTACCCAGGATGGTAAATTGGTCAATATTGATGGTAATTCTAATAGGGTAGCTGCATTATGTTTTGGACCAAAAAACATCATTATAGTAGCTGGTATGAATAAAGTGGTCAAAGATGAAGAAAGTGCTATGAAGCGTGTTAGAAATCTGGCGGCTCCTATGAATGCTATTAGATTGGAACAGCAAACCCCCTGTAGTAAAACAGGACATTGCCATGACTGTCTTGTAGAAGATTGTATCTGCTGTCAGGTACTAGTGACAAGAAAATCTAGACATGACAATAGAATTAAAGTCATTCTTATTGGTGAAGAATTAGGTTTCTAGATTATTAATCTTTTTAGAAACTACTTTAAACCTCTATTACAGAGCTTCTTTTTGGTCCTGTTGAGATATACTTTATTGCTATATCACAAAGTTCTTCAATTCTTGAAACATATTTTTTTGCATTAAGAGGTAAGTCATTATACTTTGTTATTCCCTGAATATCTTCCTGCCATCCAGGTAATGTTTCATAGATAGGCTTTGCTTTTATTAATTCTGGATAGAGTGGGAAGATATCTGTTTTTTTATTATCAATCTGATAGTGTGTACAGATCTTTAATTCTTCAATTCCACTCAAAACATCAAGGCAGGTTAGAACCATTGTATCTGCTGATTGTAATCTAACTCCATACTTACTGGCAACTGCATCAAAATAGCCAATTCTACGTGGCCTTCCTGTAGTTGCACCATATTCTCCGCCTTTTTCTCTGATGTAATTTGCTAGATCTTCTTCATTATCGTTCATTTCGGTAACAAATTCGCCAGCTCCTACACAGGTGGAATAAGCTTTGCTGATTCCGATAATTTCTTCAATTTTGCGAGGAGGTATTGGTATTGATGCACAACTATATCCTGCCAGAACAGAAGAAGAAGTTGTATATGGATAAATTCCGTGGGTAATATCCCTTAGTGCTCCTAATTGGGCTTCCATAAGAATTTTTTTGTCATTATTTATTAAGTCTGAAATAATGGCTTGTATGTTTTTTATATATGGTTTTACATTATCTTGATATTTTTTAAGCCAGCTTAGTACATCTTCAAGCTCAATTGCTTTTTCTTTATATATACCTTTCAATTTCATATTGCTAAAATCTAGTAAATCAGCCAGATGTTCTTTTAGATAATCAGGATGAAAGAGTTC
It encodes the following:
- a CDS encoding adenosylcobalamin-dependent ribonucleoside-diphosphate reductase, which encodes MKNSKRNVIKRDGKKAEYRKEKIFKAIKAAADKANPVSDEKLSKLTDEVDKIVWDKYQKPHVEQIQDIVEKILMSFDHIVAKEYIIYRQKHKENREHWLKEELPLSIWTRKYQCNGEDFEEFFERVSNGNQAIKKMIKNKQFIPAGRILANRGLQEKGIKITYSNCYVLKSPEDNIESIFDTARDAARTFSYGGGVGIDVSNLRPKGSTVNNAAKTTSGAVSFMPLYSMAADVIGQKGRRGALMLSIEIGHPDIEEFIYVKNDLEAVTKANISIKISDEFMEAVENKEMFKTSFMVEDTGEKIEIELDASRLFNKIALSNWNMAEPGFLFWDHIQNWNLLSEDKDFEYAGVNPCAEEPLPAGGSCLLSSINLASLVKDKFTDKAEIDYGLLEDIVKEGVIYLNQVLDEGLSLHPLKIQQETVKNYRQIGLGVMGIADMFIKLGIRYGSKESLEIANKIGDIMINKALQTSAMLAYRYGKYPAYNKKAVLSSKFFMSNANSETRDMVAEYGLRNSQLLTIAPTGTISTMLNISGGIEPLFELSYTRRTQTLHDEEKEYEVYPAIVQEYMTLNNIKDKKDLPGFFVSARKLDYKERINMQSAFQKYIDASISSTINLPNSASLNDIKDLYLYAWNNKLKGVTIFRDGCKRAGILSGESTGNKKELSKEDLIEQGICPECKAELLNSGGCNECRSCGFSVCSR
- a CDS encoding metallophosphoesterase, producing the protein MIKKIFTQSKEEVAKRAWIISDLQQSIPDKARDSLTKAVEDYKSLEMNCDQIWYLGDATEGDRLDFLEEMCEMHLELLTPLNIPLRYVMGNHEFDYSRNKQKRGEKVIVPFYNTVKKVADWRTIDNLSSFYFLEEFGDFQILFLSDHCSETGEWYTTHGEIHGDKDKYPYSKESFQSLSEKIEKTGKLTISVSHYAFAGGNRPSEILNQLLPLAENHFLHFYGHAHIGDGVWAKENLYRKISWVDNQDIRQFNVSSLENNRGSSIRSVFLEIYKDNSIGVFFRDHQQRKWSECYFLSNK
- a CDS encoding lactate utilization protein, whose amino-acid sequence is MEAKKEYYRVSAEGVIKNFKKRNIEGFYCSSSDEAAEKVMELIEEGSTVSWGGSMTMGEIGLFEKLKDANLELLDRSTAETPEETAEIYFKAFNCDYYLMSSNAITQDGKLVNIDGNSNRVAALCFGPKNIIIVAGMNKVVKDEESAMKRVRNLAAPMNAIRLEQQTPCSKTGHCHDCLVEDCICCQVLVTRKSRHDNRIKVILIGEELGF
- a CDS encoding adenylosuccinate synthase, with product MIKAIVGINWGDEGKGKMTDYFATDVDCVIRYQGGDNAGHTVINEKGKFAFHNIPSGISYDNVLCIIGPGSVINPESFSKEIEELKKQGLKTENIIISDRANIIFPFHRLLDELEDQRLKDKKYGSTKSGIAPVYGDKYMKKGIQAGELFHPDYLKEHLADLLDFSNMKLKGIYKEKAIELEDVLSWLKKYQDNVKPYIKNIQAIISDLINNDKKILMEAQLGALRDITHGIYPYTTSSSVLAGYSCASIPIPPRKIEEIIGISKAYSTCVGAGEFVTEMNDNEEDLANYIREKGGEYGATTGRPRRIGYFDAVASKYGVRLQSADTMVLTCLDVLSGIEELKICTHYQIDNKKTDIFPLYPELIKAKPIYETLPGWQEDIQGITKYNDLPLNAKKYVSRIEELCDIAIKYISTGPKRSSVIEV